The Cataglyphis hispanica isolate Lineage 1 chromosome 5, ULB_Chis1_1.0, whole genome shotgun sequence genome has a segment encoding these proteins:
- the LOC126849651 gene encoding uncharacterized protein LOC126849651 isoform X2: MTLLLKWSKILFSHRLKVYKIDLTAIICQMLEEENLNAVTWAEWTPAKLSSEKSKELQFSNNNENNDGTDNSLSFEDIETFCTQSSSKKNCDPPTNNSSQPNLKRKKSKQLEVTSSKQNEQFYDLAQSKLELVELMKENFCKISPIQISIYQKQLEKEKLYVEILKKQLKFYEK, from the exons ATGACCCTATTGCTGAAAtggtcaaaaatattattcagccATCGGTTGAAGGTTTACAAAATAGATTTGACAGCGATTATATGCCAG atgctagaagaagaaaatttaaatgcagtAACTTGGGCTGAATGGACACCAGCTAAGCTGAGTTCTGAAAAAAGCAAagaattgcaattttcaaaCAACAATGAAAATAACGATGGAACTGACAACTCATTGTCATTTGAAGATATCGAAACATTCTGTACACAATCTTCTAGTAAGAAAAACTGTGATCCTCCAACAAATAATTCATCACAACCAAATTTGAAACGTAAGAAATCAAAACAGCTTGAAGTAACTTCTTCCAAACAAAATGAACAGTTTTATGATCTTGCACAATCTAAATTAGAGTTAGTGgaattaatgaaagaaaatttttgtaaaatatcgccaatacaaatatcaatttaccaaaaacaattagaaaaagaaaaactttatgttgaaatacttaaaaaacaattgaaattttatgaaaaataa
- the LOC126849651 gene encoding uncharacterized protein LOC126849651 isoform X1, producing MNIIGDDPIAEMVKNIIQPSVEGLQNRFDSDYMPDDLQYSKELENEDCYQVEMLEEENLNAVTWAEWTPAKLSSEKSKELQFSNNNENNDGTDNSLSFEDIETFCTQSSSKKNCDPPTNNSSQPNLKRKKSKQLEVTSSKQNEQFYDLAQSKLELVELMKENFCKISPIQISIYQKQLEKEKLYVEILKKQLKFYEK from the exons ATGAATATCATTGGAGATGACCCTATTGCTGAAAtggtcaaaaatattattcagccATCGGTTGAAGGTTTACAAAATAGATTTGACAGCGATTATATGCCAG ATGATCTACAGTACAGCAAAGAATTGGAAAATGAAGACTGTTATCAAGTtgaa atgctagaagaagaaaatttaaatgcagtAACTTGGGCTGAATGGACACCAGCTAAGCTGAGTTCTGAAAAAAGCAAagaattgcaattttcaaaCAACAATGAAAATAACGATGGAACTGACAACTCATTGTCATTTGAAGATATCGAAACATTCTGTACACAATCTTCTAGTAAGAAAAACTGTGATCCTCCAACAAATAATTCATCACAACCAAATTTGAAACGTAAGAAATCAAAACAGCTTGAAGTAACTTCTTCCAAACAAAATGAACAGTTTTATGATCTTGCACAATCTAAATTAGAGTTAGTGgaattaatgaaagaaaatttttgtaaaatatcgccaatacaaatatcaatttaccaaaaacaattagaaaaagaaaaactttatgttgaaatacttaaaaaacaattgaaattttatgaaaaataa